The DNA window CATGTTCGCGCCCAGCAGGCCGCTGGCCCCGGTGATCAGCAATCGCGGCCGACGGTCTCCGCCTTCCGTCACGCCTCGGTCCTCAGATCCCGGGATTGGTCGACGATGCTCCGGATCTCGTCCAGAGTCATCCAGTTGGGGTTGCTGTCACTGGCGTAGCGGAAGTCCGGCGGGAGGGGCGCGCCCTGCTGCCTCCAGCCGTGACCGAACCACAGCGCCTCGGCCGGCTCGACGACGTACATGTCATCCAGCTCGACCGCATGCCTCGCCTCATCCTCCGACAGCAGGACCTCGTGCAGCTTCTCCCCCGGGCGGATTCCGACGTGCTCGATCCGGCAATCCGGGGCGATGGCCTTTGCCAGATCGACCACCTTCATGCTGGGGATCTTGGGCACGAAGACCTCGCCGCCCAGCATCCGCTCGATGCAACCGATGGTGAAGCGAACACCTTGATCCAGTGAAAGCCAGAAGCGGGTCATCCTCTCATCGGTGATCGTGACCACACCGGTCTGCCGCTGTCGCAAGAACACCGGCACAACACTGCCGCGGCTGCCGACAACGTTGCCATAC is part of the Anaerolineales bacterium genome and encodes:
- a CDS encoding polysaccharide biosynthesis protein; the protein is YGNVVGSRGSVVPVFLRQRQTGVVTITDERMTRFWLSLDQGVRFTIGCIERMLGGEVFVPKIPSMKVVDLAKAIAPDCRIEHVGIRPGEKLHEVLLSEDEARHAVELDDMYVVEPAEALWFGHGWRQQGAPLPPDFRYASDSNPNWMTLDEIRSIVDQSRDLRTEA